The proteins below are encoded in one region of Hordeum vulgare subsp. vulgare chromosome 3H, MorexV3_pseudomolecules_assembly, whole genome shotgun sequence:
- the LOC123441224 gene encoding aspartic proteinase nepenthesin-1-like: protein MEISLVLIVLVLCSSAATLVTCSSGGFRMELNHVDAKRSYTVAERVQRAMASSRQRLASFADVSAPVHWNTSQYIAEYMIGSPPQRAEALIDTGSDLIWTQCSTCSQCVKQGLPHYNASKSNTFHPVSCHDALCEATQEHSCRRDGSCAFGAFYGAGDARGSIGTEVFTFQNGSGRLTFGCVDSLMISPGSLDGASGLIGLGRGPLSLVSQTGAKKFSYCHTPYLRSNATAGASSHLFVGDSASLSGGSPVKSMSFVQGPKEYPFYYVPLVGISVGQTRLSIPPTVFALKENGTGGGVIVDSGTPTTALAQGAYGPLTEELRRQLNGSLVPPPADSGMELCVAVAKEKTVPSMVFHFSGGADMVLPPENYWAPLDDSTSCMVMHTINSMSIIGNFQLQNKHLLYDLAKDELSFQTADCSSL, encoded by the coding sequence ATGGAAATAAGCCTTGTGCTGATCGTTCTTGTGCTGTGCTCCAGTGCTGCTACCCTCGTTACTTGTAGTAGCGGAGGGTTCCGCATGGAGCTCAACCATGTTGACGCCAAGAGGAGCTACACCGTGGCGGAGCGCGTGCAGCGCGCCATGGCCAGCAGCCGGCAGCGGCTGGCGTCCTTTGCCGACGTGAGCGCGCCGGTCCACTGGAACACCAGCCAGTACATCGCCGAGTACATGATCGGCAGCCCACCGCAGCGCGCCGAGGCGCTCATCGACACCGGCAGCGACCTCATCTGGACGCAGTGCTCCACCTGCAGCCAGTGCGTGAAGCAGGGCCTGCCCCATTATAACGCGTCCAAGTCGAACACTTTCCATCCCGTGTCATGCCACGACGCCTTGTGCGAGGCCACCCAGGAGCACTCGTGCCGCCGGGACGGCAGCTGCGCTTTCGGGGCCTTCTACGGCGCCGGCGACGCCAGAGGGTCCATCGGCACCGAGGTCTTCACCTTCCAAAATGGTTCCGGGAGGCTCACGTTCGGCTGCGTCGACTCGCTGATGATCAGTCCGGGATCCCTCGACGGGGCGTCCGGCCTCATAGGGCTTGGCCGCGGCCCCCTGTCGTTGGTCTCTCAGACGGGCGCAAAAAAGTTCTCGTACTGCCACACCCCTTACCTCCGCAGCAACGCTACCGCCGGTGCCAGCAGCCACCTTTTCGTCGGCGACTCGGCGAGCCTTAGCGGCGGCAGCCCTGTCAAGTCCATGTCTTTCGTGCAGGGCCCCAAAGAGTACCCATTCTACTACGTCCCGCTCGTCGGGATAAGTGTGGGACAAACAAGGCTGTCCATCCCACCGACGGTGTTCGCTCTGAAAGAAAACGGCACCGGCGGCGGTGTCATCGTCGACTCCGGCACCCCCACTACGGCACTGGCCCAAGGGGCTTACGGGCCCCTGACCGAGGAGCTCCGGAGGCAGCTTAACGGGAGCCTCGTGCCGCCGCCCGCTGACAGTGGGATGGAGCTGTGTGTGGCGGTGGCGAAGGAAAAGACAGTGCCGTCCATGGTGTTCCACTTCAGTGGCGGAGCGGACATGGTGCTGCCGCCGGAGAACTACTGGGCGCCGCTGGACGATTCCACGTCATGCATGGTGATGCATACAATCAACAGCATGAGCATAATCGGCAACTTCCAGTTGCAGAACAAGCACCTGCTCTACGACCTTGCCAAGGACGAGCTCTCCTTCCAAACGGCCGACTGCAGCTCGCTGTGA